The Polyangium mundeleinium genome contains the following window.
CGCCGGGATCTGGAACGACATGAACGAGCCAGCGACGGGCGACATCGAGCCGTTCGGCATGCGTTTCGATCGCGACGGCGAGGATCACCCCCACGAGCGGTATCACAACCAGTTCGCGCTCCTGATGGCCAGAGCCACGTCCGAAGGCCTCGCCGAGGCGCGGCCCGACCATCGTACGTTCGTCCTCAGCCGCGCCGGATCCGCGGGCATCCAGCGTTACGCGGCGCAGTGGCTCGGCGACAACTGCTCGAATTGGGAGCACCTCCAGATGAGCGTCCCGATGGCGCTCGCCATGGGGATCTCCGGGCAGCCTTTCATCGGCGCGGACATCCCGGGGTTCGTCTCGACACCGAGCCCGGAGCTCGCCGCGCGCTGGGTCCAATGCGGTGCGCTCATGCCGTTCTGTCGCTATCACAACCACTGGGGCGAGCCCGATCAGTACCCCTGGTCGTTCGGTCCCGAGGTGGAAGCGATCTGCCGCGACGCGATAAGGCTCCGCTATCGCTTGCTCCCTTATCTCTACAGCGCGTTTTTCCAAGCGAGCGAGTCGGGCGATCCCATTGCACGACCGCTCGTCTACGATTTCCAGCAGGATCCGCACGCGCGCGAGACGGCCGACGCATATTTGCTCGGGGAGGCGCTGCTCGTCGCCCCTGTCTGCACGCCAGGCTGCACGGAGCGCCGGGTCTACCTCCCCGCGGGGACCTGGGTCGATTGGCACACGGAGGAGCGTCATGCCGGTGGACAGTTCATCACCGCGAAGGCGCCGCTCGATCGGATTCCGCTGTTCGCGCGCGGCGGATACATCATCCCGAGCTACGAATCGGCCCCGGAGTCGACGATGGGTCATGCTCCGGAGCGGCTCGTGCTTCACGTCTTCGTTCCGGACGAGGACGGCGAGTTTGTCTCGGAGCTACACGAAGACGACGGGCTCACCCTTGCGTTCGCGCGCGGCGCCTATTACCGAACGACGTTCCGCCTCACGCGACGTGGCGCGGCGCTCTCGGTATCGGCGGCGGTGACGGGGCGCGGCTTTCCCGAGTTTCGCAGGCACGCGCTGCGCCTCGTGTTCCACGGCTTCCGGGGCAAGGAGATCACGCTCGATGGCCGGGTGGTGCGCGTCGAGGAGGGGGTCGTGGAGTTCGAGAATCGAGCCGAGGATTTCACGCTCGCGCTCACGCTCGATGACGCGCGCAGCGCCGCGGTGCCTCGCGCAGGGCAGGGCGCTCTGCACGAGGCGCTCTGAACGGGCGCGTTACCAGCCCGCGTTCCCTGCGCCGGGCAGGATCTTGAACTGGCCCTGCGACTGATCCATCACGCCGACCGGGGCCTCGGTCGCCACGACATAGGCCGCGTCCATCGCTCCGTTCGAGCCGGGGCTCAGGTGGAACGCGGCGGTTCGTGGCTTCTTGATGTTGACCTTGTTGAACCAGATGCTGTCCATCGCTGCCGGGCCCTCGACGTGAATGCCCGCGTGCGTCGGCTCGATGATCTCGAGGTCGTTTACGGTCACGTGCTGGAGCAACCCCTGGGCGGCGTGGAGCTTGAAGGCTCCGTGCTCCTCGTTGTACGCGGAGCCGCCGGCGCGAAGCAGCGTGTTGCGCTCGATCCGCGTCATCCCGCTGAAGGGATGCGAGCCGAACTGCCGAGCGATGAGGATGCCGGGATATTGCACGACGTCGGCGCACACGTTGTCCTCGACGCTGATGTCCTCGCCGCCATAAATCCCGAAGCAGTTCGCCATCCACGGCACCTGCACGAGGTTTTTTCGGAACACGTTCTTGCGGTTGAGCGCCCGGTCGGCGGGGGACCACGACGCGAAGGCGTCGTCTCCCGTGTTTCGCGCGTGCGTGTATTCGACGACGGAGTTGCTCGTTCCGCCGTAGAAGTTCACCGCGTCGGCGAACAAATTGCGCATGCGGCAGTTGCGGATCATGAGCCCGTTCGTGTCGGCCCCCGTCCAGTAGCCGACCTTGACGTGCTCGATCCAGATGTTCTCGAGCAGCGAGCCCGAGCTGCCGTTGCCGCCGAACGCATTCTCCGGCGAGTCGTCCTTGCGCTGGATCGTGTCGCCGAACACGGAGAAATCATGATACTTGCAGTTGTTGCCCCAGCAGTCGAAACGCGCGAAATAGCCGGAGACGGTCGTGTGCCACATGCCGGCGCCGCGGACCGCGATGTTCGACAGGCTGAGCGGCTTGCTGAGGCTCCTGAATTCTCCCGGCGGCAGGTAGAGTCCGGCGTGCCCCTCGCCCTGCACGCGATCGATGCAATGTTGCAGGGCCCCGGAGTCGTCACCTGCGTCGTTCGGCGTGCCCCCGCAATCGTCGATCAGGGAAAGATACCCCGCGGGCTTCGGGAGCGGGGGCGCGACCGCTTCCATGTCGACCAGATCGATCACGTACTCGGCCGCCGTGTCCGACGCGTCCTTTCGGAGCATGACGGTCGCGCCCGCCGGGATGTCGGAGAGCAACGCCCGTGACTCGTCGAAGAAGTGATGCGGTACACCCAGGCCAGGGTTGTTCTGGTCGGGCTGGTTGAAATGGTTGTGGTCGCCGTAGGTCCACGCATAACGCGAGGTGACGGGCAGCTTGTGACGGAGCTCGTCGTTCACGTACACGCTGAGCGTCGTCCAGAAATCGCTGCCACCGTCCGGGATGGAGTACCGAACGACGATCGAATTCGACACGCTTTGATTCTTGAAGCGCACGTAGTCGCCGACGTTGGAGAGCCGTACGGCCTGCCGGCCCGATGCTTCGGAGGCGACCGCCGTGAAGGCGCGGGTCGGCTCGAGCACGACGCCGTTCGTCTCCATGACCTCGGCCTCGTATTCGACGAACGGCGCCGCCGCGCCGCCCCCCGATGGCCCCGGGGGCTGTCCTCCCGCGCCACCCGAGCCCGCGCTCTGGCCTCCAGCGCCGGCGGAACCAGCATCGCCGCCAGTCCCGCCGGCGCCGCTGCCGGTCCCGCCGCCCCCGATGCTCTCGCCGCCCCCGGCGGGGGGATCCGGGGCGGTCGAGCAGGCGACGTTGGCGAGGAGCCCCATGCCCGCTGCCACGATGAATCCGAAGGTCGACGACGAGAATGCGCGTGTTGTCATGGCACCCCACCTTGCAGAAGATCAAAAGGAGATACGCCGTTTGCCGGAGGAGAGCTCGACGGCGTTACCACCACATGCTCCCGGAGAGCGAAATCATGTCCGCGTCGGGGCTCAGCATGGGGTCGTCGACCGCCGGATACCCGTTCCGTACGAGCGGGTTCGAGCCGTACACGAAGCGCGAATACTGGAGCACGACCTGATTGCGTGATTGCCAGCTGGTGCGGAAGATCAGGCGCGGCGAGATGATCGTGAACTCGCGCCCGTCGACGTTGCTGGTCGGCCGTACGTGGTCGAGGCGCAGGGAGGCGGCCAAAAACGACGCGAGCGTGTAGGTGCCCTCGGCGCCGAACTTGACCTTGTGGTCCCCGTTGTACGCGGGATCGTCGCTCTTGACATGGGAATAGATCCCGAAGGCCGAGAGGATGATGTCGCGGCTTTTCCCGTCGTAGTCGCGCGGATAGAGGAGCAGGCGCGCGAGGCTCACGCTGTATTCGGCCCCGAGCGTGACGAGCTGGCCGGTCCCGCCGCTGTTCGGGCCGAGATAATTGCGCATCAGATCGGGCCCCCCTTGCGTGTTCATGACGGAGAGGATCCGGCCCACCGAGCGCGCGTCGGTGGCATCCGTGTACGATGCGCCGACATAGACGTGGCCGAGGTGGCTCGCGGAGAAACGCATGTCCGCGCCGAGTACGGTGATCGTCCCGTCGGGCGTGAATGCCTGCGAGGCGCGATCGTCCTGGCTCCACGCGCGCATGTGATGAAGGCCGAGCGTGAGCTGGCGCCGGAAGGTGATTCCAAGGTGCTCGTGCATGACGAGGCTCGTGCCAGTGTTGGGATCGGCGAACCCGTTCCAGCCGTCGGTGGTGAGCCCGATCGGGGGCTTGTCGAGCTGCGCCTGGAAGCCCTGCTCGAATGCGAGCACCACGTTGCCAAGCGAGAGGCGCGCGACGATGTTCTCGCCGACGCCATTGGTGCGACCGATGAGGGCCGTCCCGTAGCGTCCCTCGTCGTATTCGCCCATCGTGCCATAGCGATTCGAAAACGCGCCCACATTGATGGCAAAGTATGTGTTCTTGGCCAGATTCGGGAGGTTGAATGTGATGAAGGCGTCGGTGATGCCCCCCTGGAGCGTGGGATCAAAAAAGCTCGCCGCGGTGGTGGCCGTCCACGCCTTGATGATGGCCGTGCCGGTCACGATCGAGTTCCCGTACGAGAACGCGAGTTGCGCATACGGCTGCGGCACGACGGTCGTGCCCGCAAAGGAGTCGCGGTAATCGGGCACCACGGGCGGCGCGTGGAGCACGAGGTTTTTCTGTTCGGTCGTCACGAAGCCTTCGCGCTGGTTCAGCCCGAGCCGCAGCGGCATCGTGATGAGGCCGTGGAAGTCGAAGGCATAGTCCTGCTCGCTCGCGGGCTTTTTCCCGTACGAGGGGCCGATTCCACCGGGCAAGGTGGCGACGACCGGCGTCCCGGGCGTGAGGCCGAGCCCTGTGTCCGAGGCGGTGGCGCTCGCCTTGTCTTTGTCTTTCTCTTCTTGGGCGTATGCGGCGCTCGTGACGAACGACAGGGTGCAGAGCGAAAGGAAGAGAGCGCGCGCCCCGCGTGCGCATGAACCCATGTGCTCCTTCATGATCACCACCACATCCCGAAGGTGAGGGCCAGCATCTGGTTATCGAGCTCCTCGCGCGTGTAATCGTTCGGAGCTTCGCCGCGGGTATGCGCGCCGTAGAACCAGCGCGTGTAGCTCAGCGTGACGTGCTCGTGGCTGTTCCAGTTGCTCCGGAAGACGAGCTTCGGGCTGATGACGTGGAAGCTCTCCTCGCGGTCCTTGGAGTTCGGCGAGACGTAATCGTAACGGCCCGAGAGCGCGAGCCACGAGAAAAACCGGTAGGTGGCCTCCGCGCCGAGCTTGTACAGCGTGCGGCCGTCGAAGCTCGGATCGCGGCTCTCGAGCACGGTGCCGACGTTCGCGAACACGCTCGTGATGAGATCGGGCCCTTCCCCCCAGAAGGCCGTCGGGTGCCAGAGGAACTTCGACCAACTGAAGTTGTATTCGAAGCCCGCGATGAGGAGCTTGCCCGTCCCTCCGCCCGCCTGACCGAGGAGCCGCTTCGTGAGCAGCTCGCCGGTGTCGGCGCCGTAGTAATTCATGCCGGTCAGCAGATGCGCGTACGACGCGTCGGCGTACGAGGCCGCGATGGCGAAGTTGCCGAGGTGGTTGTTGATCATGCGAACGTCGGCGCCGAGCACGGTCATCTGCGGGTCGGGGCGCAGGCCTTCGTCGAGGAATGGGGTCTTGGGGTCGTCGATCTGGTCGCGCTCGTCCTGCGCGAAATTGCTGAGGTAATGTAGGCCGAAGACGAACGGCACGTCGCCCTCGATTCCCAGGCCGACGTGCGCGTGGTGGACGAAGGCCGAGGGCCGCGAGGGATTCGCGTCGTGATCGTAGACGTTCGGCCCGCCGCCGAGGGGCACCTTGCTGAGCCGCCCCATCACGCCGTGCTCCGCGATGAGCGAGAGCGAGCTCGAGAGCTTGTATTTCGCGCTGAGCGTCTCGCCGACGCCGAACGGCGAGCCGACGATCGCGGCGTTGTACTGACCCGCCCCGTATTGTCCGAGCGAGCCGTACGCATTGCGGAATACGCCCACCGTCCAGTTCAGGGTCAGATCTGCGGTCACGGGCGCCGTGAACAAGAGAAACGCTTCGTTCAAGAAGTTCTGGCTCGTGGTCTCGCGCCAGGTTTCTCCTGCCGACGGCTTCCACGTGCTGAGCTTCACGACCGCCTTGACGTTGGCGTTGCCGTAATCGAACCGGAGCTCGACCCAGCTCCCGAGCGGCGCGTTCGTGCCCCGCACGGCGCCGTAGAGATCGGGCGTCTGCGGCGGAGCGAGCAGCGTCGTCTCGAATTGCCTGGGCGTCGCGCGTTCACGTTCGTCGACGGAGAGCCGGAGCGCGGCGCTCATGAAGCCGCTGAACTTGAAGGTGAATTCGCTGCTCTCCTCGGCCGGCACGCTGAACGGAATGGTCGCGCCGCCCGGCAGCGTCGGCCCGCTCGGGGCAAATGGGGAGAGGCCGAGCCCCACGGAGCGGCGCGAGCCAGGGAGATAGCCCTTCGGCGGCAATGCGGGGACGGGCTGCCTCTTGGCACCGGGCGGACGCGCAACCTGGGCCGTTGCAGCGGGGGCCTTCGGAGGCGCAATGGGCGCGTCCTTTTTCTCCGGCGCTTCGGGGGGCGGAGGCGGCGCGGGGATGGCGTCCGTCACTTTGGGGGGCGCAACGGGCGGCGGCTCTGGAGGCGCCTCCTGCCCGAGGGCCGCCCTTGTCGTCACGATGGCACCGAGAGCCCACGCGAGCGCTACCAGCTCGGAAAGCCGTCTCATCGGGTCCCTCACCGGCGGCGATAGAAGGTCACGTTGTCGATGTATACGTCTGCGAACCCAACCGGAAGCTGAAGCGCGAGCATGTTGATCGAGCGCAGGTCGAGGAACGGCGCGTGTTTCGCGAACCCGACCTGGCGGAACTCGCTGAACGGGATCACGAAG
Protein-coding sequences here:
- a CDS encoding glycoside hydrolase family 31 protein is translated as MVRKTIDCTDYVPLGDVDWVEQTERGLLLGVGEEKVRIDVLSPDVLRLKISQAGSFDESPTFAACFEMPAPPPFEVKDTPDEILVETARIRLRISKRPFAMDAYREDGSVIFEDYRDDEGHARGYLQLNDAFVVTRRLAPRDSIYGLGEKTGPFDRRGQNYALWNTDILHPDVLRLNHLYEADHTLSGRSPEFDPYYTSIPLFYHCSAADDAARVAGFFVDNGYKGNFEFSAEQYYRYAFAGGQYTEYVFAGPDLRGALRAYTFVTGRMAAPPLWTLGHHQCRYHHYTDEEISAIGRQYRERGIPCDVLWLDIGYMDGYRVFTWHPTRYPDAPRFLDALKESRFRLVTIVDPGVKVEPGYPVFDEARARNLLCKTESGNLYIGKVWPGRSAFPDFVKPEARAWWASLVAQHVASGVAGIWNDMNEPATGDIEPFGMRFDRDGEDHPHERYHNQFALLMARATSEGLAEARPDHRTFVLSRAGSAGIQRYAAQWLGDNCSNWEHLQMSVPMALAMGISGQPFIGADIPGFVSTPSPELAARWVQCGALMPFCRYHNHWGEPDQYPWSFGPEVEAICRDAIRLRYRLLPYLYSAFFQASESGDPIARPLVYDFQQDPHARETADAYLLGEALLVAPVCTPGCTERRVYLPAGTWVDWHTEERHAGGQFITAKAPLDRIPLFARGGYIIPSYESAPESTMGHAPERLVLHVFVPDEDGEFVSELHEDDGLTLAFARGAYYRTTFRLTRRGAALSVSAAVTGRGFPEFRRHALRLVFHGFRGKEITLDGRVVRVEEGVVEFENRAEDFTLALTLDDARSAAVPRAGQGALHEAL